A stretch of Paludisphaera borealis DNA encodes these proteins:
- a CDS encoding PTS sugar transporter subunit IIA: MKLLDFVVRDSIIVDLQATTKEAAIREMVGGLNKAGQLADGEVESVIRAILNREELGSTGIGMGVAVPHTRHPTLQRLVGAVALSQTGVDFAALDGDPVNIFFLLVSPQNQPGDHLRALENISRHLKDERFVRFLRQAKTRETVVEVLEEADANAH; the protein is encoded by the coding sequence ATGAAGCTTTTGGATTTCGTGGTCCGAGACAGCATCATCGTGGATTTGCAGGCGACCACCAAGGAAGCCGCGATCCGCGAGATGGTCGGCGGCCTGAACAAGGCCGGCCAGCTCGCCGACGGCGAGGTGGAGAGCGTGATTCGCGCGATCCTGAACCGTGAAGAGCTGGGCTCGACGGGGATCGGCATGGGGGTTGCGGTGCCCCACACCCGGCACCCGACGCTCCAACGCCTGGTCGGCGCCGTGGCGCTGTCGCAGACCGGCGTCGACTTCGCGGCCCTCGACGGCGATCCCGTCAACATCTTTTTCCTGCTGGTCTCCCCCCAGAACCAGCCCGGCGACCACCTGCGGGCGCTCGAGAATATTTCCAGGCATTTGAAGGACGAACGGTTCGTGAGGTTCCTGCGGCAGGCGAAGACCCGGGAAACC